The following coding sequences lie in one Alicyclobacillus curvatus genomic window:
- a CDS encoding IclR family transcriptional regulator, translating into MNQSVTKALGLLEFLAERKELSLGDIARMAAIPKPTAYRLLTALEDMKFVRKIRYSDLDIRYQLGLKLLELGTMVAEDMELRKVALSYMKALCTEVEEVIHLVIRDGTEAVYIEKVESRQPIRLHTRVGKRSPLYVGSGPKLLLAFMPDEERHAYIETQSLDEINPRTISNRDELSEEVRRIRQEGFATSDGEQDEDTIGISFPVRDHRGEVVAALGVSGLKYRFSGSRFLTMKEKTGHMAELISKELGFVPLKNLSVRDTDDGRGGG; encoded by the coding sequence TTGAACCAAAGTGTAACAAAAGCACTCGGACTGTTGGAGTTCCTTGCCGAGCGTAAGGAATTGAGTCTAGGAGATATAGCGAGAATGGCTGCTATACCAAAACCGACGGCGTATCGTTTGTTAACGGCACTAGAGGACATGAAATTTGTTCGCAAAATCAGGTATTCGGATTTGGACATTCGGTATCAACTCGGGTTAAAACTGCTCGAGCTTGGCACTATGGTTGCTGAGGATATGGAGTTACGCAAGGTAGCACTGTCATACATGAAAGCGCTTTGTACAGAGGTCGAGGAAGTCATTCACTTGGTTATTCGAGACGGCACAGAGGCGGTCTACATTGAAAAGGTTGAGAGTCGACAGCCCATACGACTCCACACGAGGGTCGGTAAGCGCTCTCCCTTATACGTTGGTTCAGGTCCCAAGTTACTCCTGGCTTTTATGCCAGATGAGGAGCGCCACGCCTACATTGAGACCCAGAGCTTAGATGAAATAAACCCTAGAACCATCTCGAATCGTGATGAGCTGTCTGAAGAGGTCCGTCGCATTCGCCAAGAAGGTTTCGCGACCAGTGATGGAGAGCAAGATGAGGACACAATCGGCATTTCATTCCCCGTTCGCGACCATCGAGGTGAGGTTGTGGCAGCTCTCGGTGTCAGTGGACTGAAATACCGGTTTTCCGGAAGTCGATTCCTGACGATGAAAGAGAAAACTGGTCATATGGCTGAGTTGATATCTAAAGAACTGGGTTTTGTGCCTCTGAAGAACTTGTCGGTACGCGATACAGATGATGGTAGAGGAGGCGGTTGA
- a CDS encoding aspartate aminotransferase family protein, producing the protein MGDIVVSTPIPGPRSLELLTRRQQAVARGVSTTIPVFVEHGSGALVTDVDGNRFIDLAGGISSLNVGHTPPAIVEAIQTQASKYVHAVFHVNFYEPYVEFAEKLNRLVPGAFQKKTVLFNSGAEAVENAIKIAKRFTGRRAVVTFERGFHGRTLLGMSLTGKVKSFKTGFGPMASDVFKLSYPYSYRNFLTDRQLLEQFQNLFEFHVDPDDVAAVVLEPVQGDGGIIVPTPEFIQGVRKICNQHDILLIADEVQTGFGRTGKWFAMEHFGVSADLTAMSKSIGGGIPLAAVTGRADVMDAPEPKEVGSTLGGSPLGCVAGLKVIEMIEQLGLLDRATAIGERIRSAFDSSEHLGEVRGLGAMNGLEFVAGSRDRQPDVDFAKKVVEGCYKRGVLVLTAGAGNIVRLLPPLVIEDAQVLEALDVMRTVISELERGA; encoded by the coding sequence ATGGGGGATATCGTTGTTTCCACACCTATACCCGGACCAAGGTCTTTGGAACTGCTGACGAGACGGCAACAAGCGGTGGCAAGGGGCGTCAGCACCACAATACCTGTTTTTGTCGAGCACGGCAGCGGTGCGCTTGTAACCGACGTGGATGGGAACCGGTTTATTGACTTGGCGGGGGGCATTAGTTCCTTGAATGTAGGCCATACCCCACCCGCCATCGTAGAGGCCATACAGACACAAGCAAGCAAATACGTACACGCGGTATTCCATGTGAACTTCTACGAGCCGTATGTTGAATTTGCTGAGAAACTGAATCGCTTGGTCCCTGGAGCGTTTCAGAAAAAGACGGTGTTGTTCAACAGCGGCGCTGAGGCGGTTGAGAATGCCATCAAAATTGCAAAACGCTTTACAGGTCGCCGCGCCGTCGTGACTTTTGAACGTGGATTCCACGGTCGAACGTTGCTTGGGATGAGCCTCACAGGGAAGGTGAAATCCTTTAAAACGGGTTTTGGACCGATGGCGTCCGATGTTTTTAAACTCTCTTATCCCTATTCATATCGAAATTTTTTGACAGATAGGCAGCTGTTGGAACAGTTTCAAAACCTGTTTGAATTCCATGTGGATCCGGATGACGTTGCAGCGGTTGTCCTTGAGCCGGTTCAGGGAGACGGTGGAATCATCGTTCCTACACCCGAATTCATTCAAGGTGTGAGGAAAATCTGCAATCAACACGACATTCTTCTGATTGCTGACGAGGTTCAGACGGGCTTCGGGAGAACGGGCAAGTGGTTTGCTATGGAACACTTTGGGGTCTCTGCAGATTTAACAGCCATGTCAAAATCGATTGGCGGAGGGATTCCGCTTGCAGCGGTGACGGGCCGAGCAGATGTGATGGATGCTCCGGAACCAAAGGAAGTGGGAAGCACACTGGGCGGGAGCCCTCTCGGCTGTGTGGCGGGCCTCAAGGTCATTGAGATGATTGAGCAGCTAGGACTTTTGGACAGGGCTACAGCAATCGGGGAACGCATCCGATCCGCCTTCGACAGTTCTGAACATCTTGGCGAGGTTCGCGGACTTGGGGCAATGAATGGGCTCGAGTTCGTGGCGGGGTCGCGGGACAGACAGCCAGACGTCGATTTTGCAAAAAAAGTAGTGGAAGGATGTTACAAGCGAGGCGTACTGGTGCTGACTGCAGGGGCAGGAAACATCGTACGACTTTTGCCGCCGCTCGTCATCGAGGACGCGCAGGTTTTGGAAGCCCTTGATGTCATGAGGACTGTAATTTCAGAGCTAGAAAGGGGGGCGTAA